A region from the Osmerus eperlanus chromosome 11, fOsmEpe2.1, whole genome shotgun sequence genome encodes:
- the LOC134028732 gene encoding solute carrier family 25 member 36-A has protein sequence MSQRDTLVHLFAGGCGGTVGAILTCPLEVVKTRLQSSSITLYVSEVQLSTVSGPSVARMSPPGPLHCLKLILEKEGPRSLFRGLGPTLVGVAPSRAIYFAAYSSAKEKLNGVFEPDSTQVHMVSAGLAGFTAITATNPIWLIKTRLQLDARNRGERRMSAFDCVRRVYQSDGLRGFYRGMSASYAGISETVIHFVIYESIKRRLQEAKASHTMEDEEEASKDASDFVGMMLAAATSKTCATTLAYPHEVIRTRLREEGSKYRSFFQTLTTVPKEEGYRALYRGLTTHLVRQIPNTAIMMCTYELVVHLLNR, from the exons ATGAGTCAGAGAGACACCCTTGTTCATCTGTTTGCTGGAGG GTGTGGGGGAACGGTGGGGGCCATCCTGACATGTCCCCTGGAGGTGGTGAAGACCAGGCTCCAGTCGTCCTCCATCACGCTCTACGTGTCTGAGGTGCAGCTGAGCACCGTCAGCGGGCCCAGCGTGGCCCGCATGTCCCCGCCCGGGCCCCTGCACTGCCTCAA GTTGATTCTGGAGAAGGAAGGACCTCGCTCCCTGTTCAGGGGCCTCGGGCCTACCCTGGTGGGAGTGGCCCCCTCTAG AGCTATCTACTTTGCTGCGTATTCCAGTGCCAAAGAGAAACTCAATGGGGTGTTTGAGCCCGACTCCACACAGGTGCACATGGTCTCAGCCGGCTTAGCAG GGTTCACCGCCATCACTGCCACCAACCCCATCTGGCTCATTAAGACCCGGCTGCAGCTCGACGCCAg GAACCGAGGGGAGCGCAGGATGAGTGCGTTCGACTGCGTGCGGCGGGTGTACCAGTCAGACGGCCTGCGGGGCTTCTACCGGGGCATGTCGGCGTCCTACGCCGGCATCTCAGAGACTGTGATCCACTTTGTGATCTACGAGAGCATCAAGCGGCGCCTCCAGGAGGCCAAGGCCTCGCACAccatggaggacgaggaggaggcgtCCAAGGACGCGTCGGACTTTGTGGGGATGATGCTGGCCGCGGCCACGTCCAAGACCTGCGCCACCACCCTGGCTTATCCACACG agGTGATCCGCACTCGGCTACGAGAAGAGGGCTCCAAGTACCGCTCCTTTTTCCAGACTCTGACCACAGTGCCCAAGGAGGAGGGCTACCGGGCCCTGTACCGGGGCCTCACCACCCACCTGGTGCGCCAGATCCCCAACACCGCCATCATGATGTGTACCTACGAGCTTGTGGTCCACTTACTGAACCGTTAA